A genomic region of Nostoc sp. UHCC 0702 contains the following coding sequences:
- the pdxH gene encoding pyridoxamine 5'-phosphate oxidase encodes MDKTIADLRKDYTLEGLSETEINSNPFIQFKKWFDQALAAQLPEPNAMTIATAMPDGKPSARMVLLKDFDERGFVFFTNYNSRKGQELAENPQASLVFWWAELERQVRISGHVEKVSENESDKYFDSRPANSRLGAWVSNQSEVIESGEVLQQRMQEFQSKYENQEIPRPPHWGGLRVIPAEIEFWQGRPSRLHDRLLYTRSIDGNWKIERLSP; translated from the coding sequence ATGGACAAAACTATAGCAGACCTCCGCAAGGATTACACCTTAGAAGGTTTGAGCGAAACTGAAATTAATTCCAATCCCTTCATACAATTTAAAAAATGGTTCGACCAGGCACTAGCAGCCCAACTTCCTGAACCCAATGCCATGACTATTGCTACTGCCATGCCAGATGGTAAGCCTTCGGCAAGAATGGTATTGCTGAAAGATTTTGATGAACGGGGTTTTGTCTTCTTCACTAACTACAACAGTCGTAAGGGACAAGAACTGGCAGAAAATCCCCAAGCATCTTTGGTTTTCTGGTGGGCTGAATTGGAACGTCAAGTCCGCATTTCTGGACATGTAGAAAAAGTTTCTGAAAACGAGTCAGATAAGTATTTTGACAGCCGCCCTGCTAACAGTCGCTTGGGTGCATGGGTGTCTAATCAAAGCGAAGTCATAGAAAGCGGAGAAGTTTTACAGCAACGGATGCAGGAATTTCAGAGCAAGTATGAGAATCAGGAAATTCCCCGACCGCCCCATTGGGGAGGCTTGCGGGTGATTCCCGCAGAAATTGAGTTTTGGCAAGGACGCCCCAGCCGTCTGCACGATCGCTTGCTGTATACTCGCTCTATTGATGGAAATTGGAAAATTGAGCGGTTGTCACCTTAA
- a CDS encoding AI-2E family transporter, which yields MRRSASLQRLLIYGLSGPIIALNIWLLSVLFSYFQHPITILSVAAILAFLLNYPVKFFERVRMTRTQAVVIVLLVTLTLLVILGVTLVPMLIDQTIQLLNKIPDWLTTSQANLEQFEAFAKQRRLPLDVRVVSNQINANIQNLVQQLASGAVGFAGILLSGLLNLVLVVVLAFYMLLYGDRVWDGLVNLLPANVGVPLTRSLQLNFQNFFLSQLLLGLFMIISLTPIFLFLKVPFALLFAILIGMSELIPFIGATLGIGLVTILVLLQNWWLAVPVAIAAIIMQQIKDNLLAPNLLGDFIGLNPIWIFVAILMGFEIAGFLGTLVAVPIAGTIKGTFDAIKSGKSDQFVSTVTINHDSPVDRDAN from the coding sequence ATGCGCCGTTCGGCCTCCCTTCAACGTTTATTAATTTATGGTCTGAGCGGCCCGATTATTGCTCTCAATATCTGGCTGCTGTCGGTACTTTTTAGCTATTTCCAGCATCCCATTACTATTTTGAGCGTTGCAGCGATTTTAGCTTTTTTACTGAACTATCCAGTTAAGTTTTTTGAACGCGTTCGCATGACTCGCACGCAGGCGGTTGTCATCGTTTTACTCGTCACTTTAACTTTATTGGTGATTCTGGGCGTCACGTTAGTACCGATGCTAATTGACCAAACAATCCAGCTTCTCAATAAGATTCCTGATTGGTTGACCACTAGTCAAGCAAACCTAGAGCAATTTGAGGCCTTTGCCAAGCAAAGACGTTTGCCTCTCGATGTGAGAGTTGTGAGTAATCAAATCAATGCCAACATTCAGAATTTAGTCCAACAGCTTGCCTCTGGTGCAGTGGGATTTGCGGGAATACTGCTGTCTGGGTTACTGAATTTGGTATTAGTGGTTGTCTTGGCATTTTACATGCTTTTATACGGCGATCGCGTATGGGATGGTCTAGTCAATCTCTTACCTGCTAATGTTGGAGTTCCCTTAACCAGATCCTTACAACTAAATTTCCAGAACTTTTTCCTCAGTCAGTTGTTGCTGGGGTTATTCATGATAATAAGCCTCACTCCCATTTTCTTATTTTTGAAAGTGCCATTTGCCCTATTGTTTGCCATACTCATTGGTATGTCTGAACTGATTCCTTTTATCGGAGCAACTTTAGGCATTGGTTTGGTAACAATTTTGGTATTGCTACAAAATTGGTGGCTAGCAGTTCCAGTTGCCATAGCAGCCATTATCATGCAGCAAATTAAAGATAATCTTTTAGCTCCCAACTTACTCGGCGATTTTATCGGACTTAATCCCATCTGGATTTTTGTTGCTATTTTGATGGGATTTGAGATTGCTGGATTCTTGGGTACACTGGTTGCTGTACCCATTGCTGGTACTATCAAAGGCACATTCGATGCAATCAAGAGTGGCAAATCTGATCAATTTGTTTCAACTGTCACCATTAATCATGACTCTCCCGTTGATCGAGACGCGAATTGA
- a CDS encoding segregation/condensation protein A: protein MDASELLETITILIDQAERGEIDPWDVQVIEVIDRYLELMAPQATVRGYEADLSQSGQAFLSASMLVLFKANTLMQLTTAEGLQQDLADDVMSESEDGMLHQGHRLQLERHLRRRPAAMPPPKRRVTLQELIEQLQLMANQLKLVQKVSKPVRPKRQPSAQAMREALELAHQENLTEVARELEQVLHLAARELHLQENCLNLEQLVQLWTQTKQPQQNGFAHESEHSHLVSVFWALLLLSAQSKVELFQEEFYQEIKIRLLTDTPNGYQPYEQPPN from the coding sequence ATGGATGCTTCCGAGCTATTGGAAACAATTACAATCCTGATTGACCAAGCTGAACGGGGGGAAATTGATCCTTGGGATGTCCAGGTAATTGAAGTGATTGACCGTTACTTGGAACTAATGGCACCACAGGCAACAGTCCGGGGTTATGAAGCCGATTTGTCTCAATCTGGACAAGCTTTTTTATCAGCATCAATGCTGGTATTATTCAAAGCTAACACTTTGATGCAATTAACAACAGCAGAAGGTTTACAGCAAGATTTGGCAGATGATGTCATGTCAGAAAGTGAAGACGGGATGTTACATCAGGGTCATCGTCTGCAATTAGAACGACACTTGCGTCGCCGTCCGGCTGCTATGCCCCCACCAAAACGCCGCGTGACCTTACAAGAGTTGATTGAGCAATTGCAACTCATGGCGAACCAACTCAAATTGGTGCAAAAAGTCAGCAAACCTGTCCGCCCTAAGCGTCAGCCCAGTGCCCAAGCTATGCGGGAAGCGCTGGAGTTAGCTCACCAAGAAAATCTGACGGAAGTAGCTAGGGAACTAGAGCAAGTGCTGCATCTGGCGGCAAGAGAACTACATTTACAAGAAAATTGTTTGAATCTAGAACAACTTGTACAGTTGTGGACACAGACAAAGCAACCACAACAGAATGGGTTTGCCCATGAGTCAGAACACAGCCACTTGGTTAGCGTTTTTTGGGCGCTGCTACTACTCTCGGCTCAATCTAAGGTAGAGCTGTTTCAAGAGGAGTTTTACCAGGAGATCAAAATTCGGTTACTCACGGATACACCTAACGGCTACCAACCTTACGAACAACCGCCCAATTGA
- a CDS encoding NDP-sugar synthase, with protein MKAMILAAGKGTRVRPITYTTPKPMIPILQKPVMEFLLELLRQHGFDQIMVNVSHLAEEIENYFRDGQRFGVQIAYSFEGKIDDGKLVGEAIGSAGGMRRIQDFSPFFDDTFVVLCGDALIDLDLSAAVKWHRSKGSIATIITKSVPREEVSSYGVVVTDEDGRVQAFQEKPSTESALSTNINTGIYIFEPEVFNYIPSGVEYDIGSQLFPKLVEIGAPFYAIAMDFEWVDIGKVPDYWRAIRGVLLGEIKNVQIPGHQVAPGIYTGLNVAVNWDKVDITGPVYIGGMTRIEDGAKIVGPAMIGPNCWVCSGATVENSVIFEWSRLGPGVRLVDKLVFGRYCVDKTGAAIDVQAAALDWLITDARQAPPSHTPLERQAIEELLGTNAS; from the coding sequence ATGAAAGCGATGATTCTCGCGGCTGGGAAAGGCACTCGTGTACGGCCGATTACCTATACAACTCCCAAACCGATGATTCCCATCCTGCAAAAGCCGGTGATGGAATTTCTACTAGAACTTCTGCGCCAACACGGTTTTGACCAAATTATGGTCAATGTTAGCCATTTGGCTGAAGAAATTGAAAATTATTTCCGTGATGGTCAGCGCTTTGGCGTACAGATAGCCTATTCTTTTGAAGGTAAAATTGATGACGGGAAACTGGTGGGGGAAGCAATTGGTTCTGCGGGAGGTATGCGGCGCATCCAAGACTTTTCACCATTCTTCGATGATACTTTTGTGGTGTTATGTGGTGATGCTTTAATTGACCTGGATTTGTCCGCAGCGGTGAAGTGGCATAGATCTAAAGGGTCGATCGCTACTATTATTACAAAATCTGTCCCACGGGAAGAAGTATCTAGTTACGGTGTGGTTGTCACCGATGAAGATGGACGTGTCCAAGCTTTCCAAGAAAAACCCTCAACAGAATCAGCTCTCAGTACCAACATCAACACAGGTATTTACATATTTGAGCCAGAGGTGTTTAACTACATACCTTCTGGAGTTGAATATGACATTGGTAGCCAGCTATTCCCCAAATTGGTAGAAATTGGCGCTCCCTTCTACGCCATTGCCATGGATTTTGAATGGGTAGATATTGGTAAAGTACCAGACTACTGGCGAGCAATCCGTGGTGTACTGCTAGGCGAAATCAAGAATGTGCAAATCCCTGGTCATCAAGTCGCTCCTGGTATTTACACTGGTTTAAATGTTGCTGTGAATTGGGACAAAGTTGATATCACAGGCCCAGTTTATATTGGTGGCATGACTAGGATAGAGGATGGAGCTAAAATCGTTGGCCCAGCCATGATTGGCCCCAATTGCTGGGTATGCAGCGGCGCAACGGTAGAAAATAGCGTCATTTTTGAATGGTCACGATTGGGGCCGGGAGTACGGCTAGTTGATAAGCTGGTGTTTGGGCGTTACTGCGTCGATAAAACAGGGGCTGCGATCGATGTACAGGCTGCTGCTTTAGACTGGCTGATTACCGATGCTCGGCAGGCACCACCATCACATACCCCTCTTGAAAGGCAAGCGATTGAGGAACTGCTGGGGACAAATGCTAGTTAG
- the speA gene encoding biosynthetic arginine decarboxylase: MDVESSVTADGVVKLPSNGHKLEVKNHKQKKLLPPSTTAGDLPHSWKIEDSEALYRIEGWGQPYFSINAAGHITVSPKGDRGGSLDLFELVNALKQRNLGLPILIRFSDILEDRIERLNACFAKAIARYNYPGVYRGVFPVKCNQQRHLIEDLVKFGKPHQFGLEAGSKPELMIALALLDTPGALLICNGYKDQEYIETAMLAQRLGQTPIIVLEQIEEVDLVITANRQLGIKPLLGVRAKLSTQGMGRWGTSSGDRAKFGLTMPEVMEAVDKLREADLLDSLQLMHFHIGSQISAINVIKDAIQEASRIYVELAMLGADMKYLDVGGGLGVDYDGSQTNFYASKNYNMQNYANDIVAELKDTCTERQIPVPTLISESGRAIASHQSVLIFDVLSTSDVPLDPPEPPQEGETPIINYLWETYQSINKENYQEFYHDAAQFKEEAISRFNLGILRLRERAKAERLYWACCQKILNITRQQDYVPDELEDLEKIMASIYYVNLSVFQSAPDCWAIDQLFPIMPIHRLDEEPVRRGILADLTCDSDGKIDRFIDLRDVKSVLELHSFNQGEPYYLGMFLNGAYQEIMGNLHNLFGDTNAVHIQLTPKGYQIEHVVKGDTMSEVVSYVQYDSEDMVESIRQRCEKALEEKRITLAESQRLLQTYEQSLRRYTYLNS, translated from the coding sequence ATGGATGTTGAGTCAAGTGTTACAGCTGATGGGGTGGTCAAACTACCGTCCAATGGACATAAATTAGAAGTGAAAAATCATAAGCAAAAAAAGCTGTTACCACCTAGTACTACCGCAGGAGATTTACCTCACTCCTGGAAAATTGAAGATAGTGAGGCCTTGTACCGGATTGAAGGCTGGGGACAACCTTATTTTTCGATTAATGCTGCTGGACACATCACTGTTTCTCCCAAAGGCGATCGCGGTGGTTCTCTAGATTTATTTGAGCTAGTCAACGCCTTGAAGCAGCGCAATTTGGGACTCCCTATATTAATTCGTTTTTCCGATATTTTGGAAGACCGAATTGAGCGTTTGAATGCCTGTTTTGCTAAAGCGATCGCCCGTTATAACTACCCTGGCGTTTATCGTGGGGTGTTTCCTGTCAAGTGCAACCAGCAGCGGCATTTGATTGAAGATTTAGTCAAGTTTGGCAAACCGCATCAATTTGGCTTAGAAGCCGGTTCTAAGCCAGAATTAATGATTGCCCTGGCTCTTTTGGATACACCAGGTGCATTGTTAATTTGCAACGGCTATAAAGACCAAGAATACATCGAAACGGCAATGTTAGCCCAAAGATTAGGGCAAACGCCAATTATCGTCTTAGAACAGATTGAAGAAGTCGATTTGGTAATTACTGCTAACCGCCAGTTAGGAATTAAGCCACTTTTAGGAGTGCGGGCGAAATTAAGCACCCAAGGTATGGGACGCTGGGGAACTTCCAGCGGCGATCGCGCTAAATTTGGTTTGACAATGCCTGAAGTCATGGAAGCCGTTGATAAGTTACGCGAAGCTGACTTGCTCGATTCCTTACAATTGATGCACTTTCACATTGGCTCACAAATCTCTGCCATTAATGTGATTAAAGATGCCATCCAAGAAGCCAGCCGCATCTACGTAGAATTGGCGATGCTGGGAGCAGACATGAAGTATCTTGATGTTGGTGGTGGCTTGGGTGTAGATTACGACGGCTCACAAACTAATTTCTACGCCTCGAAAAACTACAACATGCAGAACTATGCTAACGACATCGTAGCAGAGTTAAAAGATACCTGTACAGAGCGGCAGATTCCCGTACCAACACTGATTAGCGAAAGTGGAAGAGCGATCGCTTCTCATCAGTCAGTGCTGATTTTTGACGTTCTCAGCACCAGCGATGTCCCCCTCGATCCACCAGAACCTCCTCAAGAGGGTGAAACCCCAATTATCAATTATCTGTGGGAAACTTACCAATCCATCAATAAAGAAAATTATCAGGAGTTTTACCACGACGCGGCTCAATTCAAAGAAGAAGCTATTAGCCGCTTCAACTTGGGAATTTTGCGCCTCAGAGAACGCGCCAAAGCAGAGCGCCTCTACTGGGCTTGTTGCCAAAAAATTCTTAACATTACTAGGCAGCAGGATTACGTACCCGATGAATTGGAAGACCTGGAAAAAATCATGGCTTCCATCTACTACGTCAATCTCTCAGTGTTTCAATCAGCACCAGATTGTTGGGCGATCGACCAACTATTTCCGATTATGCCCATCCACCGCCTAGACGAAGAACCAGTACGGCGAGGCATTCTAGCAGACCTTACTTGTGACAGTGATGGCAAAATCGACCGCTTTATTGACCTGCGCGACGTTAAGTCAGTTTTAGAACTACACTCCTTTAATCAAGGAGAACCCTATTATCTGGGGATGTTCTTGAATGGAGCTTACCAAGAAATCATGGGTAATTTACACAACTTATTTGGTGACACTAACGCTGTTCACATCCAGTTAACCCCTAAAGGCTACCAGATTGAACACGTAGTCAAAGGCGATACCATGAGTGAAGTAGTAAGTTACGTGCAGTATGACTCTGAGGATATGGTAGAAAGCATCCGCCAACGTTGTGAAAAAGCCTTGGAAGAAAAGCGCATCACCCTAGCAGAGTCACAGCGGCTGCTGCAAACCTACGAACAAAGTCTCAGAAGATACACATATCTTAATAGTTAA
- the ndk gene encoding nucleoside-diphosphate kinase, protein MERTFLAIKPDGVQRGLVGEIISRFETKGFTLVSLKFLKASRELAEQHYAVHKERPFFGSLVEFITSGPVVAMVWEGDGVIASARKLIGATNPLTAEPGTIRGDLGINIGRNIIHGSDAPETAQYEIGLWFKEEELVNWQPHLTPWLHE, encoded by the coding sequence TTGGAACGCACATTCTTAGCGATTAAGCCTGATGGCGTACAGCGTGGACTGGTAGGTGAAATTATCAGTCGCTTTGAAACTAAAGGTTTTACCTTGGTTAGTTTAAAATTCCTCAAAGCCAGTCGGGAATTAGCTGAACAACACTATGCTGTCCACAAAGAACGACCATTTTTTGGCAGTTTAGTCGAATTTATTACTTCTGGGCCAGTGGTGGCAATGGTTTGGGAAGGTGATGGCGTCATTGCTTCTGCCAGAAAACTCATTGGTGCAACAAACCCCTTAACAGCAGAACCAGGGACGATTCGGGGCGATTTAGGCATTAATATTGGTCGCAACATTATTCATGGTTCTGACGCTCCAGAAACGGCACAATATGAAATAGGCCTGTGGTTTAAGGAAGAAGAACTGGTAAATTGGCAACCGCACTTAACGCCTTGGTTGCACGAATGA
- a CDS encoding DUF475 domain-containing protein, protein MLDQIFDYLHFHISVEALIVLLILVFLEAVLSADNAIALAAIAQGLEDKELERRALNFGLVVAYVLRITLILTATWVQQLWQFELLGAAYLLWLVFQHFTSEETEDDHHHGPRFNSLWQAIPVIAFTDLAFSLDSVTTAIAVSQERWLVLTGATIGIITLRFMAGLFIRWLDEFENLEDAGYITVSFVGLRLLLKVVNDNLVPPEWVMISAIVIILSWGFSKRTLKESPQLEVEKSEVPK, encoded by the coding sequence ATGCTAGACCAAATTTTTGATTATTTGCACTTTCATATCAGCGTTGAAGCCCTGATAGTTCTCCTGATCTTGGTGTTTTTAGAGGCGGTATTATCTGCTGACAATGCCATCGCCCTAGCTGCGATTGCCCAAGGATTAGAAGACAAGGAACTTGAACGTCGCGCTCTCAACTTTGGTTTAGTTGTTGCCTACGTGCTGCGAATCACTCTGATTTTAACTGCCACTTGGGTACAGCAATTGTGGCAATTTGAACTCTTAGGTGCTGCTTACCTGCTGTGGCTGGTATTCCAACACTTTACATCAGAGGAAACTGAAGACGATCATCATCACGGGCCACGTTTTAATTCCCTATGGCAAGCCATACCCGTGATTGCATTTACAGATTTAGCATTTTCCTTGGATAGTGTGACAACTGCGATCGCCGTTTCTCAAGAAAGATGGTTAGTATTGACGGGTGCAACAATTGGTATTATTACCCTGCGATTCATGGCAGGATTGTTTATCCGCTGGTTAGATGAATTTGAAAACCTAGAGGATGCAGGCTATATCACTGTGTCGTTCGTGGGCTTGCGCCTATTGCTGAAAGTGGTGAACGACAACTTAGTGCCACCAGAATGGGTAATGATTAGTGCGATCGTGATCATATTAAGTTGGGGATTTTCCAAGCGTACTCTCAAAGAATCTCCCCAACTAGAAGTGGAAAAAAGCGAAGTACCGAAGTAA
- a CDS encoding polysaccharide deacetylase family protein, with protein sequence MTDSHDHNFAGSAKPKNFSLSLVLGFVIFFSILNLQYTAPTIPIFGFHGIIDIKSNAPDLYSGEMHYPKQEIEKFLEQLIINNYWFLSSQDLYDFFLSKSRKLTAEQYKQKPIMISFDDGYKTVHTKLLPILSKLEKKYGKKVKIVLFINPGSLARQGSLDTTHLGCKELREGLKKGFYDIQSHGLNHKNLTKLTRRELVKELVQARTELRTCTQDLDPDQQVASHFAYPYGAYNQEVETFVAKYYLSSYLYNNRILDYGCFKNHYEIPRLMVNRQNTTKQLIDIAEAFYPIDNKNYYKGKC encoded by the coding sequence ATGACTGACAGCCATGATCATAACTTCGCTGGCTCTGCGAAGCCTAAAAATTTTTCTTTAAGCTTAGTCTTGGGATTCGTCATATTCTTTTCTATTCTTAATTTACAATACACTGCCCCTACAATTCCTATTTTTGGTTTTCATGGCATCATTGACATTAAAAGTAATGCACCTGATTTATATTCAGGTGAAATGCATTATCCCAAACAAGAGATAGAAAAATTTTTAGAGCAATTAATTATTAATAACTATTGGTTTTTATCTTCTCAAGATTTGTATGATTTTTTCTTAAGTAAATCTAGAAAACTTACTGCTGAACAATATAAACAAAAACCTATCATGATTTCCTTTGATGATGGGTATAAAACAGTACATACCAAATTACTACCAATTTTATCTAAGCTCGAAAAAAAATATGGTAAAAAAGTAAAAATTGTTTTATTTATCAATCCAGGTAGCTTAGCTAGACAAGGAAGTTTGGATACCACTCACTTAGGATGCAAAGAATTGAGAGAAGGCTTGAAAAAAGGATTTTATGATATTCAATCTCATGGCTTGAATCATAAAAATTTAACTAAACTGACTCGTCGAGAATTAGTCAAGGAACTAGTACAAGCTAGGACTGAATTAAGAACATGTACACAAGATTTAGACCCAGATCAACAAGTAGCATCACATTTTGCTTACCCCTATGGAGCTTATAATCAAGAGGTTGAAACTTTTGTTGCCAAATACTATTTATCAAGTTATTTATATAACAACAGAATATTAGATTATGGTTGTTTTAAAAACCATTATGAAATTCCTCGATTAATGGTAAATCGTCAAAATACGACTAAGCAGCTAATAGATATTGCTGAAGCATTTTATCCAATAGATAACAAAAATTACTATAAAGGAAAATGCTAA
- a CDS encoding HEAT repeat domain-containing protein, giving the protein MAKYTKLNFWNRIPYWLLASRIAVTMLGVVSPLAVASTGWAQTTNQLNVDQLIQNFKNDDLLERLNTVTTLGNLRDEVFIREALAKLKQALKDPDWRVRSGAALALSQKGGGAIKDTLPSLVENLNDPYIFVRSSAARAIGSIAGEDNSDGTGNISVEVARFAPYLINALQDPDFSVRINASVALVKLNSKSYLTVSRLITNLNNTDEPTRITTAQTLNTISRQAASVAPNIAKALQYREPSVRGLAIQTIGSIGTDTKVAMPYLIQGLQDPDWSVRNLSARTVAIIAGNLQEKARANVLTQSDVNAIPEMEVALQILQNPQKGFYNNERETVGLSINALKAARRRS; this is encoded by the coding sequence GTGGCAAAGTACACCAAGTTAAATTTCTGGAATAGAATTCCTTATTGGTTATTAGCATCTCGAATCGCTGTCACCATGTTAGGTGTTGTATCACCTTTGGCTGTGGCTAGTACAGGTTGGGCACAAACTACAAATCAATTGAACGTTGATCAGTTAATCCAAAACTTTAAAAATGATGATTTATTAGAACGTCTCAATACAGTTACAACATTAGGAAACCTCAGAGACGAAGTATTTATTAGAGAAGCATTAGCTAAACTCAAACAAGCTTTGAAAGATCCTGATTGGCGAGTGCGTAGTGGTGCAGCGTTAGCTTTATCTCAAAAAGGTGGCGGAGCAATCAAAGACACATTACCTAGCTTAGTTGAAAATCTCAATGATCCGTATATATTTGTACGTAGTAGTGCAGCTAGAGCGATTGGTAGCATTGCAGGCGAAGATAATAGCGATGGCACTGGAAATATATCAGTTGAAGTTGCTAGGTTTGCTCCTTATTTAATTAATGCTCTTCAAGACCCAGATTTTTCAGTACGCATCAATGCTAGTGTGGCTTTGGTGAAATTAAATTCTAAATCTTACCTGACTGTATCTCGTCTGATTACAAACCTCAACAACACAGATGAACCCACCCGTATCACTACTGCCCAAACCTTAAATACAATTAGTAGGCAAGCTGCTAGTGTTGCTCCCAATATTGCTAAAGCGCTGCAATACCGAGAACCATCAGTGCGTGGGCTTGCTATTCAAACTATTGGTAGTATTGGTACTGATACTAAAGTAGCCATGCCCTATTTAATCCAAGGTCTTCAAGATCCTGATTGGTCAGTACGTAACCTATCTGCTAGAACTGTGGCGATCATAGCAGGGAATCTTCAAGAAAAAGCAAGGGCTAATGTTTTAACCCAATCTGATGTAAATGCAATACCAGAGATGGAAGTTGCTTTGCAAATTTTGCAAAACCCTCAAAAAGGCTTTTATAACAATGAGAGAGAAACTGTAGGTCTTTCTATTAATGCGTTAAAAGCAGCAAGAAGGAGATCATAG
- a CDS encoding pentapeptide repeat-containing protein has product MKADELLKNYAAGVRNFTAVNLSEANLREANLSGAILDRAILDGANLSHANLAQTSLVEADLNGANLSDANLTGSNLAGAILDGAILDGAVLDGANLSQADLTVANLIEAHLSQAELHEAKLNAANLDKADLSGADLTVADLTQANLTDADLNKANLNGANLEGANIEGTILDENV; this is encoded by the coding sequence ATGAAAGCAGATGAACTCTTGAAAAACTATGCCGCAGGCGTAAGAAACTTTACTGCTGTCAACCTCAGCGAAGCCAACTTGAGGGAAGCCAACCTCAGTGGCGCAATTTTGGATAGAGCTATCTTAGATGGTGCTAACCTTAGTCATGCGAATTTAGCGCAAACTAGCCTGGTTGAGGCGGACTTGAACGGCGCTAATTTAAGCGATGCTAACCTCACTGGTAGTAATTTAGCTGGAGCCATCTTAGATGGAGCTATTTTAGATGGTGCAGTTTTAGATGGAGCTAATTTGAGTCAAGCTGATTTGACTGTCGCCAACTTGATTGAAGCTCATTTGAGCCAGGCAGAGTTACATGAGGCAAAATTAAACGCGGCGAATCTAGATAAAGCTGATTTGAGTGGCGCAGACTTAACTGTAGCCGACCTGACTCAAGCAAATCTCACCGATGCAGATTTAAACAAAGCTAATTTGAACGGCGCAAATTTAGAAGGAGCCAATATAGAAGGAACAATTTTGGATGAAAATGTCTGA